TCGTGGCGTCATCACCTTCTGCGATGCCGAGGACCTGGTCAGCCGGTCAGCTGCGCTGAGCGCAATCCTGAAGCGCTGGGTGGCCTGCACGACCCGGTAGTTTCACCTCTCCCCCATAGGAGAGGTGACGAAGGCTTCAGCTTTCCAGCAGCATGGCGATTTCGGTGCGCAATTCGCGCAGGCCCTCGCCCTTGAGGCTCGACGTCAGGATCACCTGCGGATGCGCCGCCGGGCGCTTTGTTATGGCGGCCTGGGTGGCTGATATCACCTTGGTCAACTCGCCCGCCGACGGCTTGTCGGCCTTGGTCAGCACCACCTGGTAGCTGACCGCCGCCTTGTCGAGCTCGTTCATGACGGTGAGGTCATTGTCCTTGGGACCGTGGCGGCCATCGACCAGCACATAGACGCGGCGCAGGGTGGCGCGGCCGGTGAGATATTGATGGATGAGGCGCGTCCATTGCCGCACCTTGTCCTCGGGCGCCTTGGCATAGCCATAGCCGGGCATGTCGACGATCCTGAGGCTTTCGCTCTGGCTCTCGAAGATGTTGAGCTCCTGCGTACGGCCCGGCGTATTGGACGTACGCGCCAGCGAGGACGTGCCGCACAGCGCGTTGATCAGGCTCGACTTGCCGACATTGGAGCGGCCGGCAAAGGCGATCTCGACCCGGTCCATCGGCGGCAAGTCGGCAATGCGCACGCAGCCTTTGACGAAAAGGAAGGGCCGCGCGAACAGCAGGCGGCCGCGTTCGATCATGTCGGGCGAATAGTCGACTTCGCTCATGGTAGTGCTCGCTTCAAACAGTAAGCCCGCCGGAGGGGGCCGGCGGGCATTTAGCATGGCTGATCGATACTGGCGATCAGGACTTGGTGGGTTCGGCTTCCTTCGGCTTGCGCTTGAAGGCGTCGAGAATGTTGCCGAGCAGGTTCACCTCGGCGCCGTGGCGCTTCATGATGAAATACTGCTGGGTGACCGAGAGCGTGTTGTTCCACGCCCAGTAGATCACCAGGCCCGCCGGGAAGGTGCCCAGCATGAAGGTGAAGATGACGGGCATCCAGTTGAAGATCATCGCCTGGGTCGGGTCCGGCGGCGGCGGGTTGAGCTTCATCTGCACCCACATGGTAATGCCCATGATGACCGGCCAGATGCCCAGATGCAGGAAGCTGCCGATAAAGGGCAGCACGGTCGGATCCCAGGGGATCAGGCCGAACAGGGTGAAGATATTGGTCGGATCGGGCGCCGCCAGATCCTGGATCCAGCCGAAGAACGGCGCATGGCGCATGTCGAGGCTGATGAAGATAACCGTATAGAGCGCGAAGAAGACCGGGATCTGGATCAGGATCGGCCAGCATCCGGAGAGCGGATTGATCTTTTCCTTGCGGTACAGCTCCATCATCGCCTGCTGCTGGGCCGGACGATCGTCCTTGAGACGCTCCTGGATGGATTTCATTTCCGGCTGCACGCGGCGCATGGCGGCCATGGAAGCGTAGGACCGGTTGGCCAGCGGGAAGAAGATGGCCTTGACGATAACCGTCACGCAGAGCACGGCGACGCCGAAATTGCCGATGATGCTGTAGAGGAAGCTCAGCAGGTAGTACATCGGCTTGGTGATGAAATGCAGCCATCCCCAGTCGATCAGCAGTTCCAGCCGGTCGAAGCCATATTCGGACTGATAGGCCGAAATGACCGATTCTTCCTTGGCGCCGGCAAAGAGGTAGCTTTCGCGGGTAGCCGTGGCCCCCGCCGCGACGACGACCGGCGTGGTTTCCACATAGCTGGTCTGGTAGTCGTCATAGCCGGCCGCGTTGGACCAGTTGAAGCGCGCATTGAGCGCGGTGCCGGCCGGCGGCAGCACGGCGGTGGCCCAGTATTTGTCCGAGAAGCCGAGCCAGCCCGAGGTGTTTTCGTAGGTCACCTGCCGGTCGTTCTGCAGGTCGGTATATTTCTTGGAAATGAGGTTGTTGTCACCCAGCACGCCATGCGGGCCTTCATGCTGGATGAAGAAGTTGGCCACATGCGGCGTGTTATGGCGGACCACCCGCGCATAGGGATAGAGCGCGACATCGCCCGCGCCCTGGTTCTCGATCGCCTGGCTGATGGTGAACAGGTAATGCTCATCCACCGAAATGGTGCGACGGAAGATCAGGCCCGCGCCATTGTCCCAGACCAGCGTCACCGGCGTGGTCGTGGTCAGCGCGGTATTGGCGCCCTCGACCGACCACAGTGTCCGGCTATCAGGCACTGCGATATTGGCACCGGTGACCGGCACCCAGCCCTCTTCGGCGAAATAGGCATTGGGCACGCCCGCCGGGGTCAGCAGGGTAATGACCGGGGAATTCGCGTCGACCGTCTCGCGATACTGCTTGAGGCGCAGGTCGTCGATGCGCGCGCCGGTCAGGTTGATGGAGCCGGACAGGTCCTCGGTATCGATGCTGACGCGCTGGCTGGCGGCAACCGCTTCCTCGCGCGAGGCATAGGTCTGCGTGCCTGATGGCGCGGGCGTTGCGGCTGCTTCCCCCGGCGTCGCGGGGGTTGCCAGCGCGGCATCGGCCGCTGCCTGCTGCTCGGCGGCGATCTGGGCCTGCTGCTGGGCGCGTTCCAGTTGCGGGCCGGCCACGAAGAACTGCCAGCCGAACAGCACGACCATGCTGAGCACGATGGCCAGGATGATGTTACGATTATTTTCCATTATCTTGGTTTCCGTGGGCCGCGGCCGGAAGATTGGCGCTCGTCACTCGATCTGGGTGTGTGCACGCGTTGGATCAGCACGCCCAGATCGGCAACCAGTTTGGCGAAGGGTTCGCTGAGCGCTTCCCGTCGTCCGACCAGCACATAGTCATGGTGAGGGATAAAGTCACGCGCGCATGCTGTCACAGCCGCGCGAAGGCGACGTTTTATGCGATTGCGCTGGGGAGAATTGCCGGACTTCTTGGTGACCGTAAAGCCGATGCCGGGTTCGGCGCCCTCGGCGGCGATCACCTGCAGCCCAAACGCAGAACGCCCGGCGCGATTGCCCCGGGCGGCCCGTTGAAACTGGTTCCGCTTGGTCAGCCGGCGCAGGGCGCCGGGCTTCTGCTCGCTGGCCGTCATGCGGCCACGCAGCCTTAGGCCGTGAGCTTCTTGCGGCCGTCGCGACGGCGCTTGTTGATGATCGCACGACCGTCCTTGGTGGCCATACGGGCACGGAAACCGTGACGGCGGGCACGCACGAGCTTGGAGGGCTGGTATGTACGCTTCATGACATCAAACCGCGCCGGGCACGGTTCCTCTTATTGGGCTGCTCAAGGCAAGAATTTCGGACACACATCAAGCGCCAGGCGCCCACGGTGCGGGTTGGTGGGGTCTATAGGGAAAAGCCGGGCACAAGTCAACGCGATCAGCACGACTTCCTTGCGCCTGTTGCCCCGTTGTTTTCGCGGGCATATCACCCCATAAAGTCTGTCACCATCTCTTCTGGCCACTGGCGGTAATGGCAGACCTAATCAGACCCGATCTCTGCGTCATCGGCGCCGGTGCCCTCGGTATCGATCTGGCCCTGCTGGCCCGGCAGCGGGGGCTCGACGTCGTGCTGGTCGATATTGCCGGCACCGAACTGGTCGGTCCCGCCCAGGGCAGCCTGCGTCGCGCCGCTTTCCTCGCCAGCGCTGCGCGGGCGCAGGCGATCCGTACGGCCGGCCATGTGGGCCTCGATGCGGCTCCGCCCAAGCCCAATTTCCGCGCCATCGGCGAACATGCTGTAGCAGTCGCCGCCACTGCCGCCCCGCGCGATGCCGTGGAGCGGCTGGCCGCGCTGGGGGTCGCCGTGCTCGAAGGCGCCGCTGGTTTTGCCGACCAGCGCAGCCTGCGCTGTGGCGACACCACCATCCGGGCCCGCCAGTTCGCCCTCGCCACCGGGGCGCAGCCGGTGATTCCCGCTCTGCCGGGCCTCGACGACGTGCCCTATTTCACGCCCGAGACCATTGCCGACAATATCCGCAAGCTCAGCCATCTCGTCGTCATCGGCGGCAGTCCGCAGGCTTTCGAGCTGGCCCAGGCCTATCACCGGCTGGGCTCCATGGTAACCCTGGTGCCGCAGGGTGGCGTGCTGCCGGGCTTCGAGCCCGAACTGGTGGCCATCCTGCTGCAGGTTCTGCGCGAGGAGGGGCTGGTGATCCGCGACGAGGCGGAGGTGACGGCCATCGTGCCGCGCAACCAGGGCACCGGCGTCACGCTGCAGACGCCTGCCGGCGAAGACAGCCTCGATGTCTCCCATATCCTTGTCGCCATGGGACGTGCGCCGGTGCTCGATGCCGCTTTGCTCGACAAGCTGAAGCTGCGCCGCGATCGCCTGCGGCCCGATCATCTGCTGGTCGGCTCCGACGGGCAGACCTCCAATGCCCGCGTCAGTGCCATTGGCGGCGCCGCCGGACAGGAGCATCCGCATGTCGCCGCAAGGCAGGCCGGGCTATTGGTGGAGCGATTGCTCGGCCAGGGCAATGGCCAGCTCGATCCCCATAAACTGCCGCGCTTCGTGGCCACCGAGCCCGCTTTGGCCCAGTTGGGTACTTTTGCCGGCGACAAGTCATTGCGGGCCGGCCAGAGCGTGTTGCGCGCCAACCTGGCTGAAACCGATGCCGCGCGCGCCATGGGGCAGATGCAGGGCGCCGTCCGCCTCGTCATCGGCAGCAAGGGCGCCATTGCCGGCGCTGGCGCCGTCGGCCCCGGTGCGGGCGAGATCATCGCCATGCTGGCTCTGGCCGTGTCGCGCGGCCTGACGCTGGGCGATCTCGCCCATCTGGCCCTGCCGCAATCGAGCATCGGTGCGGCGCTGCTCGAACTGGCCGACCGGCACCTGGCGCAGCAGGAGCAGCCCGGCTGGAAACGCCGCCTGCCAGCCCTTGCGCGCTTCCTGCCCTGACCCCCGTTCGGGGGCTTACGCCCCGCCCGGCTTTCCTTATAATGATTTGAAATGACAGCCGAACGCAGCGCCCCGCCCGGCCGGTTCTCCGGTCTCTCGATCAAGCTCATCGCCACCATCATCGCGGTGATACTTCTGGTCGAGGTTGTGGTGTATCTGCCCTCCCTGGCCACGTTCCGTGCCAACTGGCTCGATGACCGGCTGCGCGTCGGCGTGGTTGCGGCGCGTGTGCTCGATGCCGTGCCCGACGTCATGGCGCTGCCGCGCGAACTGACCGATCGCCTGCTGACCTCGGCCGGCGCCAATGCCATCGTCTATCGCCGCCAGGGCCAGAGCCAGCTCATTGAGCTGGCCAGCCCGGTGCGGCCCGATGTGGTTGTCACCGCCGACATGCGGCAGGCCGATCTGATGACGCTGATCGTCGGCGCCATCGACGTGCTGTTCGCCAGTCCAGACCGTACCCTGCGCATTGTGGGGCAGGGCGATCTCGACGATAGCCTCGTCGAACTGCTGATGTCGGAGCGCCCGCTGCGCCAGGACATGCTGGCCTATTCCCGCCAGATCGGCATTGTCTCGCTGGCGATTGCCGTCGTGACCGCCGTGGCGCTCTACCTGCTCGCCAGCTTCCTCTTCATCTATCCGGTGCGCCGGCTGACCCAGAATATGCTGGCCTTCCGCCAGGCGCCCGAAAATGCCAGCCTCATCATCACCCCCTCGGCACGGCGGGATGAAATCGGCATTGTCGAGCGCGAGCTGGCTGCCATGGAATCGGACCTTTTTTCCATGCTGCGCCAGCGCCGGCACCTGGCCGATCTGGGCCTGGCCGTCGCCAAGATCAACCACGATCTGCGCAACACCCTGACCTCGGCGCAACTGCTGTCCGACCAGGTGGCGACGCTTGATGATCCCAAGGTGCAGCGACTGGCGCCGCGCCTCGTCACCACGCTGGACAAGGCCATCGGCTTCGCCCAATCCGTGCTCGACTATGGCCGCGAAACCGCGGCGCCGCCCGTGCTGGCGCCGGTGGCCATGCTGGCGCTGGTGGATGACGCGGCTTTCGAGGCCCGCCTGGTCGGCCACCCCGCCATCGGCTTTGCCAACGCGGTGCCTGAATCGCTGGTGCTCAACGTCGATGCCAGCCAGCTCGGCCGCGTCCTGCTCAACCTGCTCAAGAATGCCCGCGAGGCGCTCGAAGCCGCCGGCACCGCGATTGCGTCCCCCCAGGTTTCCGTCACCGTCAGCGAGGACGAAGAAACCGTGACCCTCTCGGTCAGCGACAACGGCCCCGGCCTGCCGCCACGGGCCCGCGAAAACCTCTTCGTCGCCTTCGAGGGCTCGGCCCGTGCCGGCGGCACCGGCCTGGGCCTGGCCATTGCCCGCGAAATCACCGAGGCCCATGGCGGCAAACTGCTGCTGGCCGACCAGCCCACCGGCACCCGCTTCGACCTGATCCTGCCCACCACGCTGCGCGTCGACGTCTGAATTGGGGCGTTTCCAGCAAAAGCGGCACGGTTTTGCGGTCCGGAAACGCGGCAAACAAGGACTTTGAGCGATTTCGCCGGGCGGCCGAAGGGCTCTGGCCGACCGGCCCTTGCTCCGGCATGCTTCCTCAAGCATTCTCGACACGCAGCACCTCATCCGCTCCCGCAAAAGCCTGCGCGACCTTGGCTCTGTGCTCCGGCGACCGCCCAGTGACGAAAAACTGTCACCGGCGCGCTTGCCAAGCCGGAACCGCCCATGTATGGGTTGCGCCGCTTCAGGCCATTGAGCGTTCCGCCACCGTCTGAACAGCCGTCCACGACGGCCTGCGCGCCCGTAGCTCAGCTGGATAGAGCACCAGACTACGAATCTGGGGGTCAGGAGTTCGAATCTCTTCGGGCGCGCCAAAATACTGCCATTCAGAATAAAACTGCGAACTAACGACCGGCGCGTCGTCTATTGGCTTAGCCCTTGACGGCTTCCGACCCAATTTCTTGCCGTTCAGGATCGAATCGCGAGCTTCTAAAGATGCCATGATCTGCCGCCGCAGATTGCATTGATGGAACCCCTGGCTCGGTTGAGCCTGCCAGGAGCTCCCGCCAATTTGGCTGTGCGTCTCAAGCCGGGACAGCATACCCAAGAATAGCAGCTGCCTACCGCGAGGACGTACTGCTCCGGACAGATCGTGCCGCCAATCATGCGTTGACGACAGGTGGCATTACGCGTCCTCGCGCTTCATGCTGCTCGTGGATACGGTCTTCATCGGTACATCGAGGCGCAGGCCGGATAGGCGATCGAAGCTCTGGATCAGTTGGGGTGGAAAGGTCAGCCACATTGTGTTGCCGTCGATTTTGTCATCGCCTGGCGGCAATACCACGGCGACTTCGCTGCCATCGAGGTTGCAATAGGCTACCCGCGAACCGCCCAGTTCTTCGACCAGATCGACAGTTGCCGGCAGGCCCTGTCCCTTCACAGCCGATAGCGCAATATTTTCGGGGCGGATACCTATGGTCAGCGTGGTGCCAGCGAGCAGGGTCGATTGTCCTATCGCCACGTCGTTGGCAATGCCGTCCAGCGTGACCTTGCCGCCCAGGCCAACGGTGGCTGGCAAAAGGTTCATCGCCGGCGCGCCCATGAAGCCGGCGACAAAGATCGAGGCGGGGCGGCGATAGACCTCGGCGGGCGAGCCGATCTGCTCGATACGGCCGGCATTCATGACGATCAGCGTATCGGCCAGGGTCATGGCCTCGACCTGGTCATGGGTCACGAAAATGGAAGTGGCGTTGAGGCGTTTGTGCAGGCGCTTGATCTCGATGCGCATCTGCACGCGCAGCAGGGCGTCGAGATTGGAGAGCGGTTCGTCGAACAGGAAGACATCGGGTTCGCGCACGATGGCCCGACCCATGGCAACACGCTGGCGCTGGCCGCCGGACAGTTGCGCCGGGCGGCGGTCGAGATAATCGGTGAGGTTGAGGATTTTGGCGGCGTGATCGACGCGCATGTCGCGCTCGGCAGCAGGAAGCCTGGCGAGGCGCAGCGGGTAGGAAATGTTCTGCCGCACTGTCATGTGCGGGTAGAGTGCGTAATTCTGGAACACCATGGCGCAGCCGCGGTCGGCCGGCTCGATGTCGTTCATCACGGTGCCGCCGATGGCGATGGTGCCCGCAGTGATGTCCTCGAGGCCGGCAATCATCCGCAGCAGGGTCGACTTGCCACAGCCCGAGGGGCCGACGATGACCACGAAATGGCCGTCGGGCAGGGCAACATCGATGCCATGTAGCACGGGCTTGCCGTCATAGGATTTCTTGACGTTGGTGATCGTGACATCGGCCATCAGAATTCTCCCACAAGGCGGTTGCGCAGGCGTTCGATCGTAATCGGTGTCAGTCCGATGCGCTCGATATAGGCAGCGATGGAGCCGAACTCGGCAGTGATGAAAGCAAGGGTGGCGGCCATGGTGGCGGGCTCGGAGGCCAGCAGGCGCTGGAAGCTCGCGGGGTCGGCGCCACGCGCCACGGCGCCAGCGGTGATGTCGGCGACGATCGGCGCGATGAGGCGTGCGGTCAGCGCATAGTCCTCGACGATGAGCGCGGGTTCCACGCCGGCAATCCCGAGCAACAGGGCGGCGACGATGCCAGTACGGTCCTTGCCGGCGGTGCAATGGAAGAGGACGGCACCGGGTGGGGCGTCGGCGATGATACGCAGCACCTGCGCCAGCGCGGGCTGCCGCCGCATAAGCGCGAGCTTGTAGAGTTCGAGCAATACGTCGCCCTCGTCCATCTGGGCAGGAGCCAGGCCATCGAGCAGGGAGATGTTGTGATAGATGACCGCAGTATGTCCGTTGAATGGATTGGGCTGATGGGTCAACTCATCGCCGTGCCGGAGATCGATGACGGTGGTGATGCCCGAGGCGAGCATCGTTTCTACCCCTTCCTCGTCGAGCCGGTGTAGGGCGTCGGCGCGGAGCAGGCGGCGCCAGCGGGTCTGGCCGCCGGATGTGGCATAGCCGCCTAGGTCGCGGACATTATAGGTGCCCTTGATGGGCAGGTGACGGGTGGGTGCGGGTTGCATCAACGGATTCCGGATTTCATGAAGGATTGGACGACCTGACGCTGCAGGACGATATAGATGACGAGAACCGGCAGGCTGGCCAGCGTGGAGGCAGCCATGAGCGGTCCCCATTGGTTGCCTTCGGCGGTCATGAACATCTGGATGCCGATCTGGACGACGCTGTTTTCGGCTGTGCGGCTGAGCAGCAGAGGCCAGAAATACTCGTTCCAGGTCGAAATGAAGATGAGGATGGCCAGCGAGGCGATGGTGCCGCGCAGGTTGGGCACCAATACCTCCCACAGGATGCGCCAGTTGCTGGCGCCATCCATGCGGGCGGCCTCGATAACTTCCCTGGGGAAACCGCGCATGGCCTGGGCCAGCAGCATGATGGCGAGCGCCGCGGCAATATTGGGCAGGATGAGCGCAAGCACGCTATCGAGCAGGCCCATTTGCGCGATCAGCAGGTAGTTGGGGATCATCACCACCTGGAAGGGGACCAACCAGGTGAGCGCCACGGCGGTATAGACCAGCTTGTCGAGCGGGAACCGCCAGCGGGCAAAGGCGAAAGCGGCCAGAATGCCGGTCAGCAATTGGAAAACGGTCGAAACCGCGGAGAAGACCAGGGTGTTGACCAGCATCCGTGCGATCGGGATGGCGTCGATGGCGCGGGTGTAGTTGTCGAGCGAGGGCTGGGTCGGCCAGAGGCTGGTTTCAAACAGCGTATTGGCCGGGCGGAAGGAACTGACCAGCATCCAGTAGACCGGAAACAGGCAGAAGATCGACAGCAGCACCATGAGCAGGTGGCCCGCGGCCGTGTTGAGGCCGGATTGGGTCGATATGCGACGCAGAGTGGCGGGCCGGGCCAGGGCCGGGCGGGCAAGAGCATCAGTTGTCATGGAAGGAATACCTGTCGATCAGGCGGAACAGCACAAAGGCCACGACGCCGAAGCCAAGGAAGAGAATGACCGCCGAGGCCGAGCCCCAACCCACCGACATGGTGGAGAAGCCAAAATCCCAGAGCAGGTAATAGATATTGGTAGTAGCCCCGAGCGGACCGCCCCCGGTCAGCACGTTGATATAGGTGAAGCTCCATTGCGCGCCGAGCAGGATGGTCATGACCACGAGGAACAGCACGGTGGAACTGAGCAGCGGCAGGCGGACGTCGCGGATGATTTCCCATTTGCCGGCGCCGTCCATGCGGGCGGCTTCGATCAGCGTCGGATTGATGTTGGCGTTGGCGGCCGAAAGGATGAGGGTGGAAAAGCCCATCAGCTTCCAGCCGGTAATGACGATGACGGTCCAGATGGCGACATCGGGATCGGAGAGAAACTTCACGGGATCGAGACCCATCCCCTTGATGGCCTGGTTGGTCAGGCCATAGCTGGGATCGAGCAGCCAGCGCCATACGGCGGCGGCTACGACCGGCGCGATGATCATCGGCACGAAGATAATGGCGCGGTAGATGTTGCGCCAGCGCTCGGGCAAGTCATGGGTATAGATGGCGATGGCCAGCGGAATGAGCACGGCCAGCGGCAGCAGGCCGAGAATATAGACGCCGGTATTGCGCAGGGCCTGCCAGAACTTGGGCAGGGCGAAAATGCGCTGGTAATTTTCCCAGCCGACAAAGATCTGCGGTGAGGTGGGCAGCATGTTCCACTGGTAGAAGCTGAGCCGCATGGCATCGACCAGCGGCCAGTAAATCCACACGACCAGCGTAATCAGGGCG
This sequence is a window from Devosia ginsengisoli. Protein-coding genes within it:
- a CDS encoding carbohydrate ABC transporter permease; translation: MWIYWPLVDAMRLSFYQWNMLPTSPQIFVGWENYQRIFALPKFWQALRNTGVYILGLLPLAVLIPLAIAIYTHDLPERWRNIYRAIIFVPMIIAPVVAAAVWRWLLDPSYGLTNQAIKGMGLDPVKFLSDPDVAIWTVIVITGWKLMGFSTLILSAANANINPTLIEAARMDGAGKWEIIRDVRLPLLSSTVLFLVVMTILLGAQWSFTYINVLTGGGPLGATTNIYYLLWDFGFSTMSVGWGSASAVILFLGFGVVAFVLFRLIDRYSFHDN
- a CDS encoding ABC transporter ATP-binding protein; amino-acid sequence: MADVTITNVKKSYDGKPVLHGIDVALPDGHFVVIVGPSGCGKSTLLRMIAGLEDITAGTIAIGGTVMNDIEPADRGCAMVFQNYALYPHMTVRQNISYPLRLARLPAAERDMRVDHAAKILNLTDYLDRRPAQLSGGQRQRVAMGRAIVREPDVFLFDEPLSNLDALLRVQMRIEIKRLHKRLNATSIFVTHDQVEAMTLADTLIVMNAGRIEQIGSPAEVYRRPASIFVAGFMGAPAMNLLPATVGLGGKVTLDGIANDVAIGQSTLLAGTTLTIGIRPENIALSAVKGQGLPATVDLVEELGGSRVAYCNLDGSEVAVVLPPGDDKIDGNTMWLTFPPQLIQSFDRLSGLRLDVPMKTVSTSSMKREDA
- the rpmH gene encoding 50S ribosomal protein L34 — its product is MKRTYQPSKLVRARRHGFRARMATKDGRAIINKRRRDGRKKLTA
- a CDS encoding carbohydrate ABC transporter permease, with product MTTDALARPALARPATLRRISTQSGLNTAAGHLLMVLLSIFCLFPVYWMLVSSFRPANTLFETSLWPTQPSLDNYTRAIDAIPIARMLVNTLVFSAVSTVFQLLTGILAAFAFARWRFPLDKLVYTAVALTWLVPFQVVMIPNYLLIAQMGLLDSVLALILPNIAAALAIMLLAQAMRGFPREVIEAARMDGASNWRILWEVLVPNLRGTIASLAILIFISTWNEYFWPLLLSRTAENSVVQIGIQMFMTAEGNQWGPLMAASTLASLPVLVIYIVLQRQVVQSFMKSGIR
- the rnpA gene encoding ribonuclease P protein component; the protein is MTASEQKPGALRRLTKRNQFQRAARGNRAGRSAFGLQVIAAEGAEPGIGFTVTKKSGNSPQRNRIKRRLRAAVTACARDFIPHHDYVLVGRREALSEPFAKLVADLGVLIQRVHTPRSSDERQSSGRGPRKPR
- the yihA gene encoding ribosome biogenesis GTP-binding protein YihA/YsxC, with the protein product MSEVDYSPDMIERGRLLFARPFLFVKGCVRIADLPPMDRVEIAFAGRSNVGKSSLINALCGTSSLARTSNTPGRTQELNIFESQSESLRIVDMPGYGYAKAPEDKVRQWTRLIHQYLTGRATLRRVYVLVDGRHGPKDNDLTVMNELDKAAVSYQVVLTKADKPSAGELTKVISATQAAITKRPAAHPQVILTSSLKGEGLRELRTEIAMLLES
- the yidC gene encoding membrane protein insertase YidC, yielding MENNRNIILAIVLSMVVLFGWQFFVAGPQLERAQQQAQIAAEQQAAADAALATPATPGEAAATPAPSGTQTYASREEAVAASQRVSIDTEDLSGSINLTGARIDDLRLKQYRETVDANSPVITLLTPAGVPNAYFAEEGWVPVTGANIAVPDSRTLWSVEGANTALTTTTPVTLVWDNGAGLIFRRTISVDEHYLFTISQAIENQGAGDVALYPYARVVRHNTPHVANFFIQHEGPHGVLGDNNLISKKYTDLQNDRQVTYENTSGWLGFSDKYWATAVLPPAGTALNARFNWSNAAGYDDYQTSYVETTPVVVAAGATATRESYLFAGAKEESVISAYQSEYGFDRLELLIDWGWLHFITKPMYYLLSFLYSIIGNFGVAVLCVTVIVKAIFFPLANRSYASMAAMRRVQPEMKSIQERLKDDRPAQQQAMMELYRKEKINPLSGCWPILIQIPVFFALYTVIFISLDMRHAPFFGWIQDLAAPDPTNIFTLFGLIPWDPTVLPFIGSFLHLGIWPVIMGITMWVQMKLNPPPPDPTQAMIFNWMPVIFTFMLGTFPAGLVIYWAWNNTLSVTQQYFIMKRHGAEVNLLGNILDAFKRKPKEAEPTKS
- a CDS encoding FAD-dependent oxidoreductase; this translates as MADLIRPDLCVIGAGALGIDLALLARQRGLDVVLVDIAGTELVGPAQGSLRRAAFLASAARAQAIRTAGHVGLDAAPPKPNFRAIGEHAVAVAATAAPRDAVERLAALGVAVLEGAAGFADQRSLRCGDTTIRARQFALATGAQPVIPALPGLDDVPYFTPETIADNIRKLSHLVVIGGSPQAFELAQAYHRLGSMVTLVPQGGVLPGFEPELVAILLQVLREEGLVIRDEAEVTAIVPRNQGTGVTLQTPAGEDSLDVSHILVAMGRAPVLDAALLDKLKLRRDRLRPDHLLVGSDGQTSNARVSAIGGAAGQEHPHVAARQAGLLVERLLGQGNGQLDPHKLPRFVATEPALAQLGTFAGDKSLRAGQSVLRANLAETDAARAMGQMQGAVRLVIGSKGAIAGAGAVGPGAGEIIAMLALAVSRGLTLGDLAHLALPQSSIGAALLELADRHLAQQEQPGWKRRLPALARFLP
- a CDS encoding tyrosine-protein phosphatase, coding for MQPAPTRHLPIKGTYNVRDLGGYATSGGQTRWRRLLRADALHRLDEEGVETMLASGITTVIDLRHGDELTHQPNPFNGHTAVIYHNISLLDGLAPAQMDEGDVLLELYKLALMRRQPALAQVLRIIADAPPGAVLFHCTAGKDRTGIVAALLLGIAGVEPALIVEDYALTARLIAPIVADITAGAVARGADPASFQRLLASEPATMAATLAFITAEFGSIAAYIERIGLTPITIERLRNRLVGEF
- a CDS encoding sensor histidine kinase; the encoded protein is MTAERSAPPGRFSGLSIKLIATIIAVILLVEVVVYLPSLATFRANWLDDRLRVGVVAARVLDAVPDVMALPRELTDRLLTSAGANAIVYRRQGQSQLIELASPVRPDVVVTADMRQADLMTLIVGAIDVLFASPDRTLRIVGQGDLDDSLVELLMSERPLRQDMLAYSRQIGIVSLAIAVVTAVALYLLASFLFIYPVRRLTQNMLAFRQAPENASLIITPSARRDEIGIVERELAAMESDLFSMLRQRRHLADLGLAVAKINHDLRNTLTSAQLLSDQVATLDDPKVQRLAPRLVTTLDKAIGFAQSVLDYGRETAAPPVLAPVAMLALVDDAAFEARLVGHPAIGFANAVPESLVLNVDASQLGRVLLNLLKNAREALEAAGTAIASPQVSVTVSEDEETVTLSVSDNGPGLPPRARENLFVAFEGSARAGGTGLGLAIAREITEAHGGKLLLADQPTGTRFDLILPTTLRVDV